A segment of the Dermacentor andersoni chromosome 5, qqDerAnde1_hic_scaffold, whole genome shotgun sequence genome:
AGCTGTGCTGTCGTGCACAGCATAAAAGGGACCCCACGCTGCTGCGTGATCCCACGCAGAAAATACGACGCAAGTGCATGCATTTCTTGTGGTTTGCCATTTTATACGCAAGACACAGAAGAAAAGACAGCAGTGCAAGTGTTCATTCTGCCTGTCTACCCACGCTCTATACTAATAAAAAGTATTGCCCAACATATTCACTTAGGAATGCAGACGATAAAAAATactaaaaagattttgcgccatgAACAACacgcacaagaaagacgacaccacgggcgcgcccgtggtgtcgtcttTCTTGTACGTGTTGTTcatggcgcaaaatctttttagtatgcaagatcaccaactagcccagcagttaactcgtCTAAAGATAAAACACTTTACTAGTTGAAGCTTAAACTGAGCGCGTCTTTTAGGTGAGCATATCTTACTTGCGGGCGGCAATATATACTAAACTCCAACTGTCGTTCTGACAGTTTGAACGAACAAAATCGTTGTGTGTCACATGGAAAAACCGGCAGAAAGAGTGTCCCATGGGAACACTAACATGCTGCTGTTTGCATGCGCTCTTGTAACACTTCAGTGTGTGATCGAGTGATAGGTTGTACTATCGGGTAGATCATTTTCATAATGCAAGAGGCAGGCAGTACAGAGTTACATCTGCAAATCTCGAGTGGTTAAGAAAAGCATGTCCAGCTTACGCGTGATGGCGTCCTGCAACCACGTCTTCTTAGCATGGAGTCTCGCAGTTCTGAAGGTCGGCAAACAGACCAGGTAAGCGTAGATtcatgtttttcatgttttttcggTAAGTAAACGAAGCTGTGTAGTAGCAGACTCGCAGTCTCATCTCTTCGAGAAATTTGAAACTGCTAAAAGTAAGATTTTGAGCGAGATATACGTTAAAAGCGCGATGGTTGAGAATGACATCGCTCCCAAATCTAAACCGAAACCATGACTACTGTCAGCTGTTCTGGCTTAGACTCGATCTGACTCGACTTTGGGATCGCGACCGGCTTTTTTGTAGTCCACAATTAAATGGCCGCGTCCATGTGCGCGATCAGTGGAGGGTTGCCGAAATAGAAACTGCGTTCACGATTGATTATCCAGTGTTTCCTGGCAAGTTCGCTGCCATGTGACTGCTGGCATAGAAAGCGAAATCCCAGGAGTAGTTTGGTTGTGCCGAAAAAGCAATAATATACCAGCTTGGTCTCGATCAAAGCAAGGTTAAGTGCACGGCTCTTCTAAAGCATGAAGGTTGAATGAAGTGCGAGCGAAAGTTCAAAGCAGACAGACTACAATCTGGCTCCTAGCCGTTTGTATCGTGTGTGCAAGCAGTAGCTTTCTTTCTAGATACTCGCAGTGCACCAACGTGTTTACAGATGCTGAGGCGAATTCCTTCTATATTGTGCCGTGGCATCGGGCAGCGGGCCATGGCACCTAGGCGACTGCCGGCGTTGAGGTTTCTTTCATCCAACGCATCGTCAAGCGACCAGATCATCACGTCTGCGGTCAAGTCCAAACATCCTCTTGCGCCCAGTGCACCTTCGAAAGACGCAGGTAACAGATCTACTCGATTTTCCAGTGAGTGCTTTGGCTGCACGGCGCAAGTCAACGGCTTCAAACTTTGTATGTTTTAGATATCCTCGCGGAACAACTACAGAGGGCCAAGAATGTTGACAGAATTCTCGAGCTAGTCGTTCAGCACCACCGAGTAATGAACAATGCCCAAGTGCTGACAGCGTTTACGTGCCTTCACGATGCCATTAGGTAAGCTGTAAGAACAGAATTTATATCGATTGATGCGTTTTGGTAATgtgctttctttattattatttaaatgaAAATAACAAATAGatgtcaccttataatggtggcTACTACTACTATTCTCATGgtagaaacaacaatataaaaatatatatatgtagtaaGAAAATGAAACTAAACCACGTCATAGGGCCAAAAATATGTATGGTAATAAAATATATGTAGGCCATATGTAACTTAATTGTACACTAGGTGACACAGTAGAATCCACAACAACGGCAAGAACAGCTGAAGGGTTTGTAgtatgcaaaaatatttcttaTCGGTGACTTTCAGGACAGCAGCAGTTGGCATTGAAATCTTATTAAAGCCATACATGTTTCACCCGTAAAGATCTGCCCAAATTGAATTTTACGTGATGGTTGAAGGACTTTTAGCATATTAATTACTGATAAAATTTGTGTGGCAATTGGTACATATATCTTTGTTGTGTGTGGGTGTCTGCATGTCATTTGGGATACATAAGGCATTTTAGCACAATCAAGGAAACAAAAGGACTGagaaagaggggaagaaaaaccATAGCGGACAGGGAAAGCCCTAAgttcaactgatttattttggaaACAGAAAACAGCAAAAAGACTACCAAATGTACATATGTGCAGCAGTTACGTCATCAAAaggtcatgtaaaaaaaaaaaaaagtattcactACCGAAGAGATAAAGATAAACTGCTGTGTTAGTAATACAATTCATGGCCCTTTTTCCAACAGCTCCCATCCAACATGTCATTACGTCTGCCTCGTATCTTCTTATGAAGCCGTAGTACGTATTTGCAAGTGTCGCAGTGAGCAGGTAAACGCACATTACATTTATTCTTTACAGACAATTCATGTTCCTGTGCCCAGTCTTTAATACATCTCCAAGTATGACCTACATAGGTCCTCCCACACCAAAAGCGAGATTTCATACACAACACCAGTAGCACAGCTGACGTACAACCTGGCTTGTCTCTTTGACatccatgcttctttttttttcaatctgacAGATACGCAGGTGCAGCAGATTAGCGCTCACACTGTCCACTGGCTTCTCAGGTCTTTCGTTTCTTTAATTTCACTAAAATGCCTTATGTAGACtataaccaacttgcccaacagcAAGTCTAATTGACTTCATTTGGGATTTGCTGTAACTCAGGATTTGCCTCACGTTAGTATGTTTGCTTGCTATAGTTAATACTCAGACCGTTGTTTCATTCCAGGCAACAGCCTGAACAAGTGGAGTTCAAGAGCTTGACTTCTCATCCGGGCTTCCGAGAATTATGCAACAGGGCACTTAAGCGGATGCGATATTATGAGGCACAAGAAGTGATGTCCTTGCTCAAGCTGTGCACGCTTCTTCAGATTCCTACCAACACTGCCCTCGTCCAAGCCATTGGCCAGATGCTGAAGCACAGCATCAACAGCTTGACATTGTCAGAACTTATATTTGTGGACATGCTGCTTCAGTGGCAGAAGTCAAGCTCTTCTATAACAGACGCATTGAAGATAGCTATTCCACTTGTGTTCCAAGCTCAACTGCCCATTCAGTTGAACTTTACCAACATTGATGATGTTGTGCGCTGTTTCAAGTTTGCTTATACGAAAGAGCTGGATCCTACTCTTGTTGAGGTACTACCACTTCTTGTTTCATATAATTGCATTTGGAGACTTCACTCTCATGTACTTGCGGCACCAAAGATAGCCATTAATATTTTCAACCTTAGAATAAGTTATTTTGAAGGTTGCAGTCAGAGCACTATATTAGGTAAAAATTGGTGATTTCCTGCTATGATTTGAAAGTGTATGTGTTTTAATCTGCCTGTTGTTGATCCAAAGGCTCTGTGTGTTAAATTTTATGCATCTGGACTGTATCATGCTAGGAAATCTATCATGCTCCTCATAACCAAGCTACTCAAGAAGCATAGGTGATACTAGAATAGAACTGTTTGATATAGTTGCATGTTATTGTTTTCTATAACGTTAAGTGCTCTAATGATAATGGTGATAGTGAAGAATATGTGTTAACGAACAAGGGCCAAATTTATGCTATTGTATTCTTACAGTCCAGCTTCGTTATAACAAGGTAATATCCAACACAAAAATATGTACGCTATATCTAGTATTCTCATTATAAGCATGTGATCATTATAGGCTGACATTGGGAAGAAACATATTTACTTGATTATATCCGATCATTTGTTATGTCCATTTTCGTTATGTCAAAGTGCTACTGCAACTATAGGCCACCAAGCCCTTAGTGCAAATAATGCCTTCATGATGGAATGCCAGCTGAAAGGAGACAAAATTATCTTGCAGTGCTGTGTTTGTCTAGTGAAATCATCATGTGATGACTTGTAGTATCTTGTTACTGTTGTAATGCCTTACTAGGCCCAGAAAACTGAAAACATCATTTCCTGAATTCTTGTTTTCATTTCTCTATTCAAAGAAATTGGCCGTCAGCCTGCTTTCACAGCTCCCAAATTTGGACCCAGAACAGGCAGCCACAATTGTTATTACTGTAGGCATGAACCCTTCAACTTGCTTCCTGGTGCCCTGTGTCAAGGAATTGTTGAGAGGCTGTGAACAAGTTGTGGCTGATAACTTATCATCATACGCCCCCAAGGTACGTGTTCCTTTCAGCATATCATAGCAGTAGTGTGCATTCCTTTAACCCCAGAAAAAACAACTGATCATTTTTCATATACTCGTTTCGATACTTCCAGATTCTGATTTAAGTGTGGGAAACTTAATGCAAAGCCCACATTTAGTGTTCTTTATATCCTAGAGTGAGTCTTCAGTTGTGAGTAGTTGAGCATTTGAatgactaattaattaatttgtaTACTAATTATTTATGCAATTATAATTGAATTGTTTTTGTATGAATGCACTCCTCATAGCCAGATATAAAGGTGAACAAACTTTTATAATTCTCCTTCATGTGTAATGTGCCTGGGCCTTCTGGGATTGTTTGAGCAGGAATTGCTTGGTTAACTCACACATGTTCTACTTGAAGAAAAGAtcagaaacagaaaagaaaattaagacatgaGGACAAGGCAAAGAGGTCTCATTGTCATGTgctcattttttgtttgtttccttgttCTTCAAGCCTTTTAAGTCCTtgctcctgcttttttttttttttctgtggtgcaTTGTATAGTGGCTTTCGCAACATTTTGAAACCGGTTGCAATGGGCACCCTGTCGTACACTTCAGCACGAGGTGATGTGAAATTTGATTTATTGAAGACACATTTTGTTTTTTTAAGGGTGTCTCTATGGTATGGCCTAATACAAGAAAGGCAAAGAAAGTGTCTTGGAAAGGGAAGGCACACTGTGAGCAACAGTATTTACAACCAGTATAAGAGCTCAGGTTCCCTGTCAATATGCAGGAGATACTTCAGGGTCATCGAGTCTTCTAGCCCAACGAGTGATCAGATTCACTCCTCATAGCTTGGAGCTTCTTCCTGGCAGAGGCGCATTCTCCACGGTGCTTTTTGTTTGCTGAATATTTACACATCAGGTGTTTGGCTGCAAATTGAATGCAGTCAATGCAAGTGTGGCCTTAGCTGGGGGCAGAGTGTAACTCTGACTGGAAACTTGCCATTTGTTTAGTCAAGCCTGGTTTCACTGGATTACCTTGTAAATTCACATGAAAAGCGATATCCTGGAAAGAAATTAACCGTCACTGCAACCCCAGCTTGATGAATAACATTACGGGCACCAGTCTGAAAGATATGCTACCATAGCAGAATGGTACACTTGGCAAGTTGGTATGGTTGCATTGTGAAAAACAGCACAAGGAAAGCACGAAACAAGACAAGAAACTACACAGCAGTGTGTTGTGTCTTTCCTTGTTTTGTTCTGTGTTTTTCTAGTACTGGATTCCAAAGTACTGTTTACCATAGCCTCATGTATCTTTACAATGCCTGCCAGTCACTCCAATATGTGCAAGAGCAAGTAATGCACTGTTGTGGCCCCATGTCCCCAGACACTTTACCCCTGTCGTTCTTAAGAGTATATACAACTTTTTCTGTGCACTGCCACTGCTTCTACACTTCTGCGTGCAACTAAGTAACATAAGCTGAAAAGTTGACGTCACCCTGACCTTGCCCCACAAACTGTAAACAGCACCTGGAAAAGCCATTTCCTGTCTCATGTCCAATCACACTGTGATcactgaatcaaaagctttctgttagagagagagagaaaaaaaaggagactGAAATCTTATTTAGGTGCTTCTTCGAGGGAAAAGAAAAATTCTACCTCAGTGCATCAGTTCAGAGCAATCATCATTAGAAATTAATCATGTTGCCAAGTTGTCCAGGGCAATCACATGTAAGAGTAACATCTAGAACGACATACAAACAGTGTTAGCAGATCATGTTGTTTTCTCTTATTTATGCTTTTCCTTCAACTTGCCAGACTATCAGGGCTGTTCTTGCCAGCTTTATGCGTGACACTCCTCGGACGTCACGtcttcttgaagcccttgtgcATCGCAGTATGGATAACCACTGGCCACTGTCGGAGCTGAGTTTGGTGCTTGATTGCTGTTACAAGCACGAATATGCCACACCGTGCCTGTCAGAATACTTGGCAGAGCGCATCATCAAGGAAGAAGAAAGCATCACCCAAGACAAGAGAGTCTCTGTGGTGTCATTCGCGGACTTAGTGGCTGCCTGTCCAAAGCAGACTGATCTGTTTCGTGAGGCCGCCCGCATTCTGACATCCTGTCAGGAAAAGATTGGCACGTTGGAACTTGTGGCACCACATATATTTGCAAGGATTGTGGCAAATCTGGCAAGGCTGCACTGTTTCCCAAAGGAGTTGCTGGAGCGGGCCTTTAATGAGCAGTTCCTCAACAAAGCAAAGTTCAAGGGTGAGTAGTTGCATGGTGGTTCTCTCCCTTCTGCTTTTTCAgccccttctttctctcttgtaTGTGTAGTATCCATGTGTGCACGTCCATCAATCCATCAATGTATGTGTAGTATCCGTATTAGCTGCTTGTGTTGAAACAACAACCATGGTGGCTCAATTGCTATGGCATTCTGCCGCCGAGCACAAAGTTACATGTTCAATTCTCTGAcacagcagccacatttcgattaGGGTGGATTGCAAAAACACTTCTGTTGCTAGATTTACGTGGACTTTGAAGAGCTTTAGGTAAACGCATGATAACTTTTTAAGGATCTTGACAAGCTCTGCTTGTAACTTTATGGTTTATGACAAGCTCCCCTCGTCATGGGTATTTCGCCACTTTCTGAATGGCTTGTGATGTGCAGAGGCCGTCATatggcatttttttcttttgcaccgTAGATGACAGTAGTAGCTGTTACATTGTTAGTCCTTTATCGTGGAAGATTTTTCTTGCTAAATGGCAGCATGTGATCCTCATAGATTGGGGTCACCCTGTTTACATGAAAAATGATAAGCCAGAATGGTACTGttgtataaaaaaaaagagctttaaCCCTTTATTGAAGAGTGTTGCCTACAAGCAACATACACTCTCAGACAAAGGTAcaacctttggggtgtatatatgccacacaacaataatcgtcatctgccttgcttgcatttcctttcttgaaaacgtcgtgcccgctactttcccgtcggcaatgctatgtcatgctgataaagcACATGCCTTtcattactgggaagtaccgggcttgcaacCTTAAAGAAAGGACATGCGGACAAgccagatgacgtttattgttgtgtggcaagatacgattcaaagggtgtaattttgttttagggTGTACCAGAAGAAAATTTTTTTGTTGCAGAGTTTCAGTATTGAGTACAAAGTTTCTAGCTAAatgtctttggccaacactgaatgacaggcaggaaGTGTCATTTGTTGGTCTGGCGAAGAAATGCAGGATGAAGAAGTAGTTTGGCATGtgacgcacttttttttttctttttttggagc
Coding sequences within it:
- the LOC126531335 gene encoding FAST kinase domain-containing protein 2, mitochondrial-like → MLRRIPSILCRGIGQRAMAPRRLPALRFLSSNASSSDQIITSAVKSKHPLAPSAPSKDADILAEQLQRAKNVDRILELVVQHHRVMNNAQVLTAFTCLHDAIRQQPEQVEFKSLTSHPGFRELCNRALKRMRYYEAQEVMSLLKLCTLLQIPTNTALVQAIGQMLKHSINSLTLSELIFVDMLLQWQKSSSSITDALKIAIPLVFQAQLPIQLNFTNIDDVVRCFKFAYTKELDPTLVEKLAVSLLSQLPNLDPEQAATIVITVGMNPSTCFLVPCVKELLRGCEQVVADNLSSYAPKTIRAVLASFMRDTPRTSRLLEALVHRSMDNHWPLSELSLVLDCCYKHEYATPCLSEYLAERIIKEEESITQDKRVSVVSFADLVAACPKQTDLFREAARILTSCQEKIGTLELVAPHIFARIVANLARLHCFPKELLERAFNEQFLNKAKFKVPSKKWPTMLTNLLQLEQCARIDLSEYQGPVLPDRLRKEAIAVVAEESSLLVPLKKCLEVALGGAQFVAAGLWTRHGYFLDFAVVMRKGEYPMAVSTQMASTPEGGYSYIEDLRVPEDAKILVVLTANYQSYWRHTSAVKGSVVTKLRHLVSLGYHPLLVNIEQWKSLPDYEKIPYVMREAKAVLSDGDASWSTHAR